A region from the Salvelinus fontinalis isolate EN_2023a chromosome 23, ASM2944872v1, whole genome shotgun sequence genome encodes:
- the LOC129821003 gene encoding cell surface glycoprotein 1-like isoform X3: MAVSFFGKVIIPFLAYFLVEVTGEQQYGGLGGEITLTPKVSGQPQDILWKHNGNKVVEFDGSQNVEYGRYKGRTILDWGSGALTVKGLTDADSGPYELEAVVKGMLQYSQHEVDVIDNVAQPSVTCVVANTTPENMNRTLLCSADLQPLTQFIWRIPEGSESPGPELFIPGGENQDSENQESVYTCVVKNPVSERTAEFTLKDCYTEEGSSSVLAVVLSILLLLVLVAVLAFLLWYWKKGKKPAEAALRTSQEETGLMEVTVQGNKDPEDDHSENTGNRTSTPKVTDTEPVQDKPNPAQQALVTQDHTPAQQDLVTPDHTPPQQDLVTPDPTHAQQDLVTPDPTQAQQNLVTPDHTQAQQDPVTPEHTQAQQDPVTPDHTPAQQDLVTPDHTPPQQDLVTPDPTLAQQDLVTLDPTPAQQDLVTPDHTQESKDKIRMWKKMGKCKEEVIKRQREEKDKRRKENRDEKVDHNRCMGANTEDEGGNEGEMKEEGIEQKEPDTEKEGDDTNQTSTQSDEEMDETPITDSNEQHITQTTLQGQSRDSTGSIENQEEMEHETSTPDPIEQHNTKTTLQGNKDPEDDHSENTGNRTSTPKGMVKEGIEFSKQNADANRKQHTTPAGRCFSPTKRGGHSLLYRQNDSLSDKQTVTDTEPVQDKPNPAQPKLVTPDPTQAQQGLVTPDHTPPQQDLVTPDHTPPQQDLVTPDPTHAQQDLVTPDPTQAQQNLVTPDHTQAQQDPVTQDHTPAQQDLVTPDHTPAQQDLVTPDHTQTQQNLVTPDHTQAQQNLVTPDHTQAQQNLVTPDPPQAQQNLVTPDHTQAQQNLVTPDHTQAQQNLVTSDPTPAQQNLVTPDPTPAQQNLVTPDPTQAQQNLVTPDHTQAQQNLVTPDHTQTQQNLVTPDHTQAQQNLVTPDHTQAQQNLVTPDPTQAQQNLVTPDPTRPNKT, translated from the exons TGGAGGTGACAGGTGAACAGCAGTATGGTGGCCTGGGAGGAGAGATCACCCTGACCCCCAAGGTCTCAGGACAGCCTCAGGACATCCTGTGGAAACACAATGGGAACAAGGTGGTGGAGTTTGATGGGAGTCAGAATGTGGAGTATGGCAGGTATAAAGGCAGGACCATCCTGGACTGGGGCTCTGGAGCGCTAACTGTCAAAGGTCTCACTGATGCAGACAGTGGGCCCTATGAGTTAGAGGCTGTCGTCAAGGGCATGCTGCAGTACTCTCAACATGAGGTGGACGTTATTG aTAATGTGGCACAGCCCAGCGTAACCTGTGTGGTCGCCAACACAACCCCAGAGAACATGAACAGAACCCTGCTGTGCTCAGCTGACCTCCAGCCCCTGACCCAGTTCATCTGGAGGATTCCAGAGGGGTCAGAGAGTCCTGGACCTGAACTGTTCATACCTGGGGGGGAGAACCAGGATTCTGAGAACCAGGAGTCTGTCTACACATGTGTGGTGAAAAACCCTGTTAGTGAGAGAACTGCAGAGTTCACCCTGAAGGACTGCTACACTG AGGAAGGCTCATCCAGTGTCCTGGCTGTGGTCCTGTCCATCCTCCTTCTCCTCGTCTTAGTTGCCGTTCTGGCATTTCTCTTGTGGTACTGGAAGAAAGGCAAGAAAC CGGCTGAAGCTGCACTGAGAACATCTCAAGAGGAGACGGGACTGATGGAAGTTACAGTACAAG GAAACAAAGATCCTGAGGATGACCATTCTGAGAACACTGGAAATAGAACTTCTACACCAAAAG TGACAGACACAGAGCCTGTACAGGACAAGCCCAACCCGGCCCAACAAGCCCTAGTCACCCAAGACCACACCCCGGCCCAACAAGACCTAGTCACCCCAGACCACACCCCGCCCCAACAAGACCTAGTCACACCAGACCCCACCCATGCCCAACAAGACCTAGTCACACCAGACCCCACCCAGGCCCAACAAAACCTAGTCACACCAGACCACACCCAGGCCCAACAAGACCCAGTCACCCCAGAACACACCCAGGCCCAACAAGACCCAGTCACCCCAGACCACACCCCGGCCCAACAAGACCTAGTCACCCCAGACCACACCCCGCCCCAACAAGACCTAGTCACACCAGACCCCACCCTGGCCCAACAAGACCTAGTCACCCTAGACCCCACCCCGGCCCAACAAGACCTAGTCACCCCAGACCACACCCAGGAGAGTAAAGACAAAATAAGGATGTGGAAGAAAATGGGAAAGTGCAAAGAGGAAgtaataaagagacagagagaggagaaagacaagAGGAGAAAAGAAAACAGAGATGAGAAAGTGGACCACAATAGATGTATGGGTGCAAACACAGAGGATGAGGGGGGAAATgaaggagagatgaaggaggaaGGGATAGAGCAGAAGGAACCAGACACAGAGAAAGAAGGAGATGATACCAACCAAACATCCACCCAGAGTGATGAGGAGATGGATGAGACACCCATCACAGACTCCAATGAGCAGCACATtacccagactacactacaggggCAGTCCAGGGACTCCACAGGATCCATAGAGAACCAAGAAGAGATGGAACATGAGACATCCACCCCAGACCCCATTGAGCAACACAATACCAAGACTACACTACAGG GAAACAAAGATCCTGAGGATGACCATTCTGAGAACACTGGAAATAGAACTTCTACACCAAAAG GAATGGTAAAAGAGGGGATAGAGTTTAGCAAGCAGAATGCAGATGCAAACAGGAAACAGCACACTACACCAGCTGGAAGATGTTTCTCTCCAACAAAACGTGGGGGTCACAGCCTTCTGTACAGACAGAATGACAGTCtctcagacaaacagacag TGACAGACACAGAGCCTGTACAGGACAAGCCCAACCCAGCCCAACCAAAACTAGTCACACCAGACCCCACCCAGGCCCAACAAGGCCTAGtcacaccagaccacaccccgCCCCAACAAGACCTAGTCACCCCAGACCACACCCCGCCCCAACAAGACCTAGTCACACCAGACCCCACCCATGCCCAACAAGACCTAGTCACACCAGACCCCACCCAGGCCCAACAAAACCTAGTCACACCAGACCACACCCAGGCCCAACAAGACCCAGTCACCCAAGACCACACCCCGGCCCAACAAGACCTAGTCACCCCAGACCACACCCCGGCCCAACAAGACCTAGTCACCCCAGACCACACCCAGACCCAACAAAACCTAGTCACCCCAGACCACACCCAGGCCCAACAAAACCTAGTCACCCCAGACCACACCCAGGCCCAACAAAACCTAGTCACCCCAGACCCTCCCCAGGCCCAACAAAACCTAGTCACCCCAGACCACACCCAGGCCCAACAAAACCTAGTCACCCCAGACCACACCCAGGCCCAACAAAACCTAGTCACCTCAGACCCCACCCCGGCCCAACAAAACCTAGTCACCCCAGACCCCACCCCGGCCCAACAAAACCTAGTCACCCCAGACCCCACCCAGGCCCAACAAAACCTAGTCACCCCAGACCACACCCAGGCCCAACAAAACCTAGTCACCCCAGACCACACCCAGACCCAACAAAACCTAGTCACCCCAGACCACACCCAGGCCCAACAAAACCTAGTCACCCCAGACCACACCCAGGCCCAACAAAACCTAGTCACCCCAGACCCCACCCAGGCCCAACAAAACCTAGTAACCCCAGACCCCACCCGGCCCAACAAAACCTAG
- the LOC129821003 gene encoding cell surface glycoprotein 1-like isoform X1: MAVSFFGKVIIPFLAYFLVEVTGEQQYGGLGGEITLTPKVSGQPQDILWKHNGNKVVEFDGSQNVEYGRYKGRTILDWGSGALTVKGLTDADSGPYELEAVVKGMLQYSQHEVDVIDNVAQPSVTCVVANTTPENMNRTLLCSADLQPLTQFIWRIPEGSESPGPELFIPGGENQDSENQESVYTCVVKNPVSERTAEFTLKDCYTEEGSSSVLAVVLSILLLLVLVAVLAFLLWYWKKGKKPAEAALRTSQEETGLMEVTVQGNKDPEDDHSENTGNRTSTPKGKVKEQVRLFNKQDADANRKQHTTPAGRCFSPTKRGGHSLLYRQNDSLSDKQTVTDTEPVQDKPNPAQQALVTQDHTPAQQDLVTPDHTPPQQDLVTPDPTHAQQDLVTPDPTQAQQNLVTPDHTQAQQDPVTPEHTQAQQDPVTPDHTPAQQDLVTPDHTPPQQDLVTPDPTLAQQDLVTLDPTPAQQDLVTPDHTQESKDKIRMWKKMGKCKEEVIKRQREEKDKRRKENRDEKVDHNRCMGANTEDEGGNEGEMKEEGIEQKEPDTEKEGDDTNQTSTQSDEEMDETPITDSNEQHITQTTLQGQSRDSTGSIENQEEMEHETSTPDPIEQHNTKTTLQGNKDPEDDHSENTGNRTSTPKGMVKEGIEFSKQNADANRKQHTTPAGRCFSPTKRGGHSLLYRQNDSLSDKQTVTDTEPVQDKPNPAQPKLVTPDPTQAQQGLVTPDHTPPQQDLVTPDHTPPQQDLVTPDPTHAQQDLVTPDPTQAQQNLVTPDHTQAQQDPVTQDHTPAQQDLVTPDHTPAQQDLVTPDHTQTQQNLVTPDHTQAQQNLVTPDHTQAQQNLVTPDPPQAQQNLVTPDHTQAQQNLVTPDHTQAQQNLVTSDPTPAQQNLVTPDPTPAQQNLVTPDPTQAQQNLVTPDHTQAQQNLVTPDHTQTQQNLVTPDHTQAQQNLVTPDHTQAQQNLVTPDPTQAQQNLVTPDPTRPNKT, encoded by the exons TGGAGGTGACAGGTGAACAGCAGTATGGTGGCCTGGGAGGAGAGATCACCCTGACCCCCAAGGTCTCAGGACAGCCTCAGGACATCCTGTGGAAACACAATGGGAACAAGGTGGTGGAGTTTGATGGGAGTCAGAATGTGGAGTATGGCAGGTATAAAGGCAGGACCATCCTGGACTGGGGCTCTGGAGCGCTAACTGTCAAAGGTCTCACTGATGCAGACAGTGGGCCCTATGAGTTAGAGGCTGTCGTCAAGGGCATGCTGCAGTACTCTCAACATGAGGTGGACGTTATTG aTAATGTGGCACAGCCCAGCGTAACCTGTGTGGTCGCCAACACAACCCCAGAGAACATGAACAGAACCCTGCTGTGCTCAGCTGACCTCCAGCCCCTGACCCAGTTCATCTGGAGGATTCCAGAGGGGTCAGAGAGTCCTGGACCTGAACTGTTCATACCTGGGGGGGAGAACCAGGATTCTGAGAACCAGGAGTCTGTCTACACATGTGTGGTGAAAAACCCTGTTAGTGAGAGAACTGCAGAGTTCACCCTGAAGGACTGCTACACTG AGGAAGGCTCATCCAGTGTCCTGGCTGTGGTCCTGTCCATCCTCCTTCTCCTCGTCTTAGTTGCCGTTCTGGCATTTCTCTTGTGGTACTGGAAGAAAGGCAAGAAAC CGGCTGAAGCTGCACTGAGAACATCTCAAGAGGAGACGGGACTGATGGAAGTTACAGTACAAG GAAACAAAGATCCTGAGGATGACCATTCTGAGAACACTGGAAATAGAACTTCTACACCAAAAG GAAAGGTGAAAGAGCAGGTAAGGCTGTTTAACAAGCAGGATGCAGATGCAAACAGGAAACAGCACACTACACCAGCTGGAAGATGTTTCTCTCCAACAAAACGTGGGGGTCACAGCCTTCTGTACAGACAGAATGACAGTCtctcagacaaacagacag TGACAGACACAGAGCCTGTACAGGACAAGCCCAACCCGGCCCAACAAGCCCTAGTCACCCAAGACCACACCCCGGCCCAACAAGACCTAGTCACCCCAGACCACACCCCGCCCCAACAAGACCTAGTCACACCAGACCCCACCCATGCCCAACAAGACCTAGTCACACCAGACCCCACCCAGGCCCAACAAAACCTAGTCACACCAGACCACACCCAGGCCCAACAAGACCCAGTCACCCCAGAACACACCCAGGCCCAACAAGACCCAGTCACCCCAGACCACACCCCGGCCCAACAAGACCTAGTCACCCCAGACCACACCCCGCCCCAACAAGACCTAGTCACACCAGACCCCACCCTGGCCCAACAAGACCTAGTCACCCTAGACCCCACCCCGGCCCAACAAGACCTAGTCACCCCAGACCACACCCAGGAGAGTAAAGACAAAATAAGGATGTGGAAGAAAATGGGAAAGTGCAAAGAGGAAgtaataaagagacagagagaggagaaagacaagAGGAGAAAAGAAAACAGAGATGAGAAAGTGGACCACAATAGATGTATGGGTGCAAACACAGAGGATGAGGGGGGAAATgaaggagagatgaaggaggaaGGGATAGAGCAGAAGGAACCAGACACAGAGAAAGAAGGAGATGATACCAACCAAACATCCACCCAGAGTGATGAGGAGATGGATGAGACACCCATCACAGACTCCAATGAGCAGCACATtacccagactacactacaggggCAGTCCAGGGACTCCACAGGATCCATAGAGAACCAAGAAGAGATGGAACATGAGACATCCACCCCAGACCCCATTGAGCAACACAATACCAAGACTACACTACAGG GAAACAAAGATCCTGAGGATGACCATTCTGAGAACACTGGAAATAGAACTTCTACACCAAAAG GAATGGTAAAAGAGGGGATAGAGTTTAGCAAGCAGAATGCAGATGCAAACAGGAAACAGCACACTACACCAGCTGGAAGATGTTTCTCTCCAACAAAACGTGGGGGTCACAGCCTTCTGTACAGACAGAATGACAGTCtctcagacaaacagacag TGACAGACACAGAGCCTGTACAGGACAAGCCCAACCCAGCCCAACCAAAACTAGTCACACCAGACCCCACCCAGGCCCAACAAGGCCTAGtcacaccagaccacaccccgCCCCAACAAGACCTAGTCACCCCAGACCACACCCCGCCCCAACAAGACCTAGTCACACCAGACCCCACCCATGCCCAACAAGACCTAGTCACACCAGACCCCACCCAGGCCCAACAAAACCTAGTCACACCAGACCACACCCAGGCCCAACAAGACCCAGTCACCCAAGACCACACCCCGGCCCAACAAGACCTAGTCACCCCAGACCACACCCCGGCCCAACAAGACCTAGTCACCCCAGACCACACCCAGACCCAACAAAACCTAGTCACCCCAGACCACACCCAGGCCCAACAAAACCTAGTCACCCCAGACCACACCCAGGCCCAACAAAACCTAGTCACCCCAGACCCTCCCCAGGCCCAACAAAACCTAGTCACCCCAGACCACACCCAGGCCCAACAAAACCTAGTCACCCCAGACCACACCCAGGCCCAACAAAACCTAGTCACCTCAGACCCCACCCCGGCCCAACAAAACCTAGTCACCCCAGACCCCACCCCGGCCCAACAAAACCTAGTCACCCCAGACCCCACCCAGGCCCAACAAAACCTAGTCACCCCAGACCACACCCAGGCCCAACAAAACCTAGTCACCCCAGACCACACCCAGACCCAACAAAACCTAGTCACCCCAGACCACACCCAGGCCCAACAAAACCTAGTCACCCCAGACCACACCCAGGCCCAACAAAACCTAGTCACCCCAGACCCCACCCAGGCCCAACAAAACCTAGTAACCCCAGACCCCACCCGGCCCAACAAAACCTAG
- the LOC129821003 gene encoding cell surface glycoprotein 1-like isoform X2: MAVSFFGKVIIPFLAYFLVEVTGEQQYGGLGGEITLTPKVSGQPQDILWKHNGNKVVEFDGSQNVEYGRYKGRTILDWGSGALTVKGLTDADSGPYELEAVVKGMLQYSQHEVDVIDNVAQPSVTCVVANTTPENMNRTLLCSADLQPLTQFIWRIPEGSESPGPELFIPGGENQDSENQESVYTCVVKNPVSERTAEFTLKDCYTEEGSSSVLAVVLSILLLLVLVAVLAFLLWYWKKGKKPAEAALRTSQEETGLMEVTVQGNKDPEDDHSENTGNRTSTPKGKVKEQVRLFNKQDADANRKQHTTPAGRCFSPTKRGGHSLLYRQNDSLSDKQTVTDTEPVQDKPNPAQQALVTQDHTPAQQDLVTPDHTPPQQDLVTPDPTHAQQDLVTPDPTQAQQNLVTPDHTQAQQDPVTPEHTQAQQDPVTPDHTPAQQDLVTPDHTPPQQDLVTPDPTLAQQDLVTLDPTPAQQDLVTPDHTQESKDKIRMWKKMGKCKEEVIKRQREEKDKRRKENRDEKVDHNRCMGANTEDEGGNEGEMKEEGIEQKEPDTEKEGDDTNQTSTQSDEEMDETPITDSNEQHITQTTLQGQSRDSTGSIENQEEMEHETSTPDPIEQHNTKTTLQGNKDPEDDHSENTGNRTSTPKVTDTEPVQDKPNPAQPKLVTPDPTQAQQGLVTPDHTPPQQDLVTPDHTPPQQDLVTPDPTHAQQDLVTPDPTQAQQNLVTPDHTQAQQDPVTQDHTPAQQDLVTPDHTPAQQDLVTPDHTQTQQNLVTPDHTQAQQNLVTPDHTQAQQNLVTPDPPQAQQNLVTPDHTQAQQNLVTPDHTQAQQNLVTSDPTPAQQNLVTPDPTPAQQNLVTPDPTQAQQNLVTPDHTQAQQNLVTPDHTQTQQNLVTPDHTQAQQNLVTPDHTQAQQNLVTPDPTQAQQNLVTPDPTRPNKT, from the exons TGGAGGTGACAGGTGAACAGCAGTATGGTGGCCTGGGAGGAGAGATCACCCTGACCCCCAAGGTCTCAGGACAGCCTCAGGACATCCTGTGGAAACACAATGGGAACAAGGTGGTGGAGTTTGATGGGAGTCAGAATGTGGAGTATGGCAGGTATAAAGGCAGGACCATCCTGGACTGGGGCTCTGGAGCGCTAACTGTCAAAGGTCTCACTGATGCAGACAGTGGGCCCTATGAGTTAGAGGCTGTCGTCAAGGGCATGCTGCAGTACTCTCAACATGAGGTGGACGTTATTG aTAATGTGGCACAGCCCAGCGTAACCTGTGTGGTCGCCAACACAACCCCAGAGAACATGAACAGAACCCTGCTGTGCTCAGCTGACCTCCAGCCCCTGACCCAGTTCATCTGGAGGATTCCAGAGGGGTCAGAGAGTCCTGGACCTGAACTGTTCATACCTGGGGGGGAGAACCAGGATTCTGAGAACCAGGAGTCTGTCTACACATGTGTGGTGAAAAACCCTGTTAGTGAGAGAACTGCAGAGTTCACCCTGAAGGACTGCTACACTG AGGAAGGCTCATCCAGTGTCCTGGCTGTGGTCCTGTCCATCCTCCTTCTCCTCGTCTTAGTTGCCGTTCTGGCATTTCTCTTGTGGTACTGGAAGAAAGGCAAGAAAC CGGCTGAAGCTGCACTGAGAACATCTCAAGAGGAGACGGGACTGATGGAAGTTACAGTACAAG GAAACAAAGATCCTGAGGATGACCATTCTGAGAACACTGGAAATAGAACTTCTACACCAAAAG GAAAGGTGAAAGAGCAGGTAAGGCTGTTTAACAAGCAGGATGCAGATGCAAACAGGAAACAGCACACTACACCAGCTGGAAGATGTTTCTCTCCAACAAAACGTGGGGGTCACAGCCTTCTGTACAGACAGAATGACAGTCtctcagacaaacagacag TGACAGACACAGAGCCTGTACAGGACAAGCCCAACCCGGCCCAACAAGCCCTAGTCACCCAAGACCACACCCCGGCCCAACAAGACCTAGTCACCCCAGACCACACCCCGCCCCAACAAGACCTAGTCACACCAGACCCCACCCATGCCCAACAAGACCTAGTCACACCAGACCCCACCCAGGCCCAACAAAACCTAGTCACACCAGACCACACCCAGGCCCAACAAGACCCAGTCACCCCAGAACACACCCAGGCCCAACAAGACCCAGTCACCCCAGACCACACCCCGGCCCAACAAGACCTAGTCACCCCAGACCACACCCCGCCCCAACAAGACCTAGTCACACCAGACCCCACCCTGGCCCAACAAGACCTAGTCACCCTAGACCCCACCCCGGCCCAACAAGACCTAGTCACCCCAGACCACACCCAGGAGAGTAAAGACAAAATAAGGATGTGGAAGAAAATGGGAAAGTGCAAAGAGGAAgtaataaagagacagagagaggagaaagacaagAGGAGAAAAGAAAACAGAGATGAGAAAGTGGACCACAATAGATGTATGGGTGCAAACACAGAGGATGAGGGGGGAAATgaaggagagatgaaggaggaaGGGATAGAGCAGAAGGAACCAGACACAGAGAAAGAAGGAGATGATACCAACCAAACATCCACCCAGAGTGATGAGGAGATGGATGAGACACCCATCACAGACTCCAATGAGCAGCACATtacccagactacactacaggggCAGTCCAGGGACTCCACAGGATCCATAGAGAACCAAGAAGAGATGGAACATGAGACATCCACCCCAGACCCCATTGAGCAACACAATACCAAGACTACACTACAGG GAAACAAAGATCCTGAGGATGACCATTCTGAGAACACTGGAAATAGAACTTCTACACCAAAAG TGACAGACACAGAGCCTGTACAGGACAAGCCCAACCCAGCCCAACCAAAACTAGTCACACCAGACCCCACCCAGGCCCAACAAGGCCTAGtcacaccagaccacaccccgCCCCAACAAGACCTAGTCACCCCAGACCACACCCCGCCCCAACAAGACCTAGTCACACCAGACCCCACCCATGCCCAACAAGACCTAGTCACACCAGACCCCACCCAGGCCCAACAAAACCTAGTCACACCAGACCACACCCAGGCCCAACAAGACCCAGTCACCCAAGACCACACCCCGGCCCAACAAGACCTAGTCACCCCAGACCACACCCCGGCCCAACAAGACCTAGTCACCCCAGACCACACCCAGACCCAACAAAACCTAGTCACCCCAGACCACACCCAGGCCCAACAAAACCTAGTCACCCCAGACCACACCCAGGCCCAACAAAACCTAGTCACCCCAGACCCTCCCCAGGCCCAACAAAACCTAGTCACCCCAGACCACACCCAGGCCCAACAAAACCTAGTCACCCCAGACCACACCCAGGCCCAACAAAACCTAGTCACCTCAGACCCCACCCCGGCCCAACAAAACCTAGTCACCCCAGACCCCACCCCGGCCCAACAAAACCTAGTCACCCCAGACCCCACCCAGGCCCAACAAAACCTAGTCACCCCAGACCACACCCAGGCCCAACAAAACCTAGTCACCCCAGACCACACCCAGACCCAACAAAACCTAGTCACCCCAGACCACACCCAGGCCCAACAAAACCTAGTCACCCCAGACCACACCCAGGCCCAACAAAACCTAGTCACCCCAGACCCCACCCAGGCCCAACAAAACCTAGTAACCCCAGACCCCACCCGGCCCAACAAAACCTAG